One genomic segment of Chitinibacter sp. FCG-7 includes these proteins:
- a CDS encoding Do family serine endopeptidase, translated as MKKLWLIFAQTTTIGLAVWFLLTLLKPEWRFPVAPQTPVVTVKETLAAASAPAELSYSAAAKKAKPSVVNIFTSQQARQPRNPLLNDPLFRRFFGERGLGDEAQRPSSLGSGVLVSEQGYIVTNNHVVEAADEIEVALSDGRTASAKLIGSDPDTDIAVIKIDLPDLPAISFADADKVEIGDVVLAIGNPFGVGQTVTMGIVSALGRSELGINTFENFIQTDAAINPGNSGGALIDTRGDLLGINTAIYSKTGGSLGIGFAIPATTVKQIMEALIKDGSVTRGWLGVEVQDVSAELASSFRLKDTRGALIAGVVRNGPAAKAGIRPGDVLLSIDGKEVGDSARMLNIISALKPEQDVPLVYVRQGETVEARVLIGKRPKFNRN; from the coding sequence ATGAAAAAACTTTGGCTTATTTTCGCACAAACCACCACGATCGGTCTGGCGGTCTGGTTTTTGCTGACGCTATTAAAGCCTGAATGGCGCTTTCCGGTGGCTCCACAGACCCCGGTTGTGACGGTAAAAGAGACACTTGCCGCCGCTTCTGCGCCCGCCGAGCTTTCGTATAGCGCCGCCGCCAAAAAAGCAAAACCCTCGGTGGTGAATATCTTTACCTCGCAGCAAGCCCGCCAGCCGCGCAATCCTTTGCTGAATGATCCTTTGTTCCGGCGCTTTTTTGGCGAGCGTGGTCTGGGCGACGAAGCCCAACGGCCATCCAGCCTCGGTTCGGGCGTGCTGGTGTCCGAACAGGGCTATATCGTGACCAATAATCACGTGGTTGAAGCCGCTGATGAAATTGAAGTGGCGCTCTCTGACGGGCGAACGGCCTCAGCCAAGCTGATTGGCAGTGACCCGGATACTGATATTGCGGTGATTAAAATTGATTTACCCGATTTGCCTGCCATCAGCTTTGCCGATGCTGACAAAGTGGAAATTGGCGACGTGGTTCTGGCCATCGGTAATCCGTTTGGCGTCGGTCAGACGGTGACGATGGGGATTGTTTCGGCGCTGGGGCGCTCAGAGCTGGGCATTAATACCTTCGAGAATTTCATCCAGACTGATGCGGCGATTAATCCGGGCAACTCGGGTGGCGCGCTGATCGATACCCGTGGCGATTTGCTGGGGATCAATACGGCAATTTATTCCAAAACCGGCGGCTCGCTCGGCATTGGCTTTGCCATTCCAGCTACGACAGTCAAGCAGATTATGGAAGCGCTGATCAAGGATGGCAGTGTGACGCGCGGCTGGCTGGGCGTTGAGGTGCAGGACGTGAGTGCCGAGCTGGCTTCATCGTTTCGCTTGAAAGACACGCGCGGTGCGCTGATTGCTGGGGTGGTGCGCAATGGCCCGGCGGCGAAGGCTGGTATCAGACCGGGTGATGTTTTGCTGTCGATTGATGGCAAGGAGGTGGGTGATTCGGCCAGAATGCTCAATATCATTTCTGCGCTCAAGCCCGAGCAGGATGTGCCGCTGGTGTATGTGCGGCAGGGCGAGACGGTAGAAGCCCGTGTGCTCATCGGCAAGCGACCCAAGTTCAATCGCAACTAA
- a CDS encoding monovalent cation:proton antiporter-2 (CPA2) family protein, with the protein MSSILQNLLLLLAIAVVTVVICRKIKLPPMLGYLLIGMVIGPHALGMIPSSEEASHLAEFGVVFLMFTLGLEFNLAKLKAMRRTVFGLGLSQVLSILLLVGAIVMLFGMSWQVGLALGAAMAMSSTAMVSKLLSDRNELNAPHGQNAFGILLFQDLAVVPFLIMIPVLSQPTEQLAASLSFAALKIIVVLTLLLWLGQKLMRPWFNLVAKQHSSELFMLNILLITLGIAWLTELAGLSLALGAFLAGMLIAETEYRYQVEDDIRPFRDLLLGLFFVTVGMNLDFAILLAQWPLILALVVLLGPVKIMIIAGLARLFDHSPGTSWRTGFALGQGGEFAFVLLALAAGQNFMPSALLQSTVAAIILSMMITPFLIEHSDKLVLRLASSEWMNLAANLHQIAVRSMANTGHVILCGYGRSGQSLGRILHSENIHFFALDLDPEKVREAGAAGESVVFGDAAKREVLIAAGLMRARALIVTYADTHSAMKILEMVHQIRPELPVIVRTQDDNDIDLLKNAGAAEVVAEIMEGSLMLASHTMMLLGVPLNRVVRRIREVREARYQLIRGFYRGSNEENEDSDRHQPRLHTVQLTQSAHAIGYTIGELALNQLHVEVRSIRRKNQASTEPSNDFQLQNGDVMVLLGVPENLAAAEILLLQGNR; encoded by the coding sequence ATGTCGTCCATTTTGCAAAATTTGCTCCTTCTGTTGGCGATTGCCGTCGTAACGGTGGTCATCTGCCGCAAAATCAAGCTGCCGCCGATGCTGGGCTATCTGCTGATCGGCATGGTGATTGGCCCTCATGCACTGGGGATGATTCCTTCCAGTGAAGAAGCCAGCCATCTAGCCGAATTTGGTGTGGTTTTTCTGATGTTTACGCTGGGACTGGAATTTAATCTGGCCAAACTCAAGGCCATGCGCCGCACGGTATTTGGCCTGGGTCTGAGCCAGGTGCTATCCATTCTGCTGCTGGTTGGCGCCATTGTCATGCTGTTTGGCATGAGCTGGCAGGTTGGGCTGGCTTTGGGCGCAGCCATGGCGATGTCATCAACCGCCATGGTGTCCAAACTACTCTCAGATCGGAATGAATTGAACGCGCCGCACGGGCAGAATGCGTTTGGCATTTTGCTGTTTCAGGATCTGGCTGTGGTCCCTTTTCTGATCATGATCCCGGTTCTAAGTCAACCGACCGAGCAATTGGCCGCCTCGCTGAGCTTTGCCGCGCTTAAAATCATCGTTGTACTTACATTATTACTCTGGCTGGGACAAAAACTAATGCGGCCCTGGTTCAATCTGGTGGCCAAACAGCATTCGAGCGAGCTGTTCATGCTCAACATCCTGCTGATTACTTTGGGGATTGCCTGGCTGACCGAACTGGCGGGGCTTTCGCTGGCGCTGGGCGCGTTTCTGGCGGGCATGCTGATTGCCGAGACCGAATATCGCTATCAGGTTGAAGACGACATCCGCCCATTCCGAGATTTATTGCTCGGCCTCTTTTTTGTCACCGTCGGAATGAACCTCGATTTCGCAATTTTGCTGGCGCAGTGGCCACTCATTCTGGCGCTGGTGGTCTTGCTCGGCCCGGTCAAAATCATGATTATCGCTGGCTTGGCCCGCCTGTTTGATCATTCTCCCGGCACGTCCTGGCGCACGGGGTTTGCCCTGGGTCAGGGTGGCGAGTTTGCATTTGTTTTGCTGGCACTGGCCGCCGGGCAGAACTTCATGCCCTCCGCACTACTGCAAAGCACGGTGGCGGCGATCATTCTGTCGATGATGATTACGCCATTTCTGATCGAGCATTCAGACAAATTGGTACTGCGGCTGGCCAGCTCAGAATGGATGAATCTGGCCGCCAATCTGCATCAGATCGCCGTGCGCAGCATGGCCAATACCGGGCATGTCATCTTGTGCGGCTATGGGCGTAGCGGTCAATCCTTGGGACGGATTCTGCACTCGGAGAATATCCATTTTTTCGCGCTCGATCTGGACCCGGAAAAAGTGCGTGAAGCGGGTGCAGCGGGCGAGTCAGTGGTGTTTGGCGACGCTGCCAAGCGTGAAGTGCTGATTGCCGCAGGGCTGATGCGCGCCCGCGCCTTGATTGTGACGTATGCCGATACGCATTCGGCGATGAAAATACTGGAAATGGTGCACCAGATCCGCCCTGAGCTGCCAGTGATTGTGCGCACGCAGGATGATAACGACATTGATTTGCTTAAAAATGCCGGCGCGGCCGAAGTGGTCGCCGAAATCATGGAAGGCAGCCTGATGCTGGCCTCGCATACGATGATGCTGCTGGGTGTACCTCTCAACCGGGTGGTGCGCCGGATTCGTGAAGTGCGGGAAGCGCGCTACCAGCTGATTCGCGGCTTTTATCGCGGCTCGAACGAAGAAAACGAAGATTCAGATCGCCACCAGCCCCGCCTGCATACGGTGCAGCTGACACAAAGCGCACATGCGATTGGTTACACCATCGGCGAATTGGCGCTCAACCAGCTGCATGTGGAAGTGCGCAGCATCCGGCGTAAAAACCAGGCCTCTACCGAGCCTAGCAACGATTTCCAGCTACAAAACGGCGATGTGATGGTGCTACTGGGTGTGCCCGAAAATCTGGCCGCCGCCGAAATACTGCTGCTTCAAGGTAATCGCTAA
- a CDS encoding glutathione S-transferase N-terminal domain-containing protein, whose protein sequence is MMKLYSGTSCPFSHRCRIVLFEKGMDFEILDVDIHSKPEDLAIMNPYNEVPVLVERDLQLYESNIINEYIDERFPHPQLMPADPVMRARARLMLFNLERELFIHLRTLEDSSSKKAQLEAARAAIRDNLTQIAPIFTKQKFILGEEFSMLDVAIAPLLWRFEHYGIEVTKGLVPVMKYAERIFSREAFIESLTANEKAMRK, encoded by the coding sequence ATGATGAAGTTGTACTCTGGTACTTCCTGCCCATTCAGCCACCGCTGCCGCATTGTGCTATTTGAAAAAGGCATGGACTTTGAAATTCTCGATGTGGATATTCATAGCAAACCAGAAGATCTGGCGATCATGAATCCGTACAACGAAGTGCCCGTACTGGTTGAACGTGATTTGCAACTGTATGAATCAAACATCATCAATGAATATATTGACGAGCGTTTCCCACACCCGCAATTGATGCCAGCTGATCCAGTCATGCGCGCCCGTGCCCGCCTGATGCTGTTCAATCTGGAGCGCGAGTTGTTTATCCATCTCAGAACACTGGAAGATAGCAGCTCCAAAAAAGCCCAGCTGGAAGCTGCCCGTGCGGCAATCCGCGACAATCTGACACAAATCGCCCCGATCTTCACCAAGCAGAAATTCATTCTGGGCGAAGAGTTCTCGATGCTTGACGTGGCAATTGCCCCATTGCTGTGGCGTTTTGAGCACTACGGCATTGAAGTGACCAAAGGTCTGGTACCAGTGATGAAATATGCAGAACGTATTTTTAGCCGCGAAGCCTTTATTGAATCGTTGACCGCCAACGAAAAAGCCATGCGCAAATAA
- a CDS encoding ClpXP protease specificity-enhancing factor yields the protein MHTVSTKPYLLRAIHEWCSDQGFTPYLVVAVRGKMQVPMEYVKNGEIVLNVSYNACRNLTIANDFISFSARFNGISRDIEIPVGAVISIFSRENGEGMGFEYEGNEAAGEPESAPESSPHDEPPQDPPPRPNGRPQLRVVK from the coding sequence ATGCACACTGTATCGACCAAACCGTATTTACTACGCGCCATTCATGAATGGTGCTCCGACCAAGGTTTCACGCCATACTTGGTTGTCGCCGTACGCGGCAAAATGCAAGTGCCTATGGAATACGTCAAAAATGGTGAGATTGTGCTCAATGTGAGTTACAACGCTTGCCGCAATCTGACCATTGCCAATGACTTTATCAGCTTCTCAGCGCGCTTTAATGGCATATCGCGCGATATTGAAATCCCGGTGGGTGCTGTGATTTCAATTTTCTCGCGCGAAAATGGTGAAGGCATGGGCTTTGAATACGAGGGCAACGAGGCTGCTGGTGAACCGGAATCAGCACCGGAATCCAGCCCTCACGATGAGCCGCCGCAAGATCCGCCACCACGCCCAAACGGACGCCCGCAACTGCGTGTTGTGAAGTAG
- a CDS encoding DUF3108 domain-containing protein yields the protein MNKYAWWALALSLTLHLVSVLAEPMLNWLSYRQIADPVLKKTARQLASQSLDHLDTPDPLSKVKAVEQQMVLLQPVAVRQSEPATTDHTASRARQRKLAAEAASQVTQENASVNTASVAASIASSVTAEGLAASESAALAAANMLQSADMQTTAASQASTVKLLSGADKASGAQRASATLAKRADPGKTDPIKIDREAAKRFPREVKIEYRYLGFPAYLHWKLEAGRYDLQLDVPIPGHARRFISRGKIDKHGVMPEQFVEYRKQFATPKFDVRFDWEKAEVTLSEGENHKVEPFAAGDQDLMSAALHLALMGGSQPKYEMALFSGRKRYPEVQFELKGEAQLTIGGKEIPALLMSSRTGERQVDFWLAPDWHNLPVRMVLNFGKDGTYDLSAYNLTLDGKKVLEWVNPNAHSQRRP from the coding sequence ATGAACAAATATGCCTGGTGGGCTCTGGCCTTGTCGCTGACACTGCATCTGGTTTCGGTGCTGGCCGAGCCGATGCTCAACTGGCTGAGCTATCGCCAGATTGCGGATCCCGTGCTGAAAAAAACGGCGCGACAATTGGCTAGCCAGTCGCTGGATCATCTGGATACGCCAGATCCGTTGTCCAAGGTGAAAGCCGTCGAGCAGCAAATGGTTTTGTTGCAGCCCGTCGCCGTGCGCCAATCTGAGCCTGCCACAACTGATCACACTGCATCAAGGGCCCGGCAGCGCAAGCTGGCGGCCGAAGCGGCTTCGCAAGTTACGCAAGAGAATGCTTCAGTGAATACGGCGAGTGTAGCGGCGTCCATCGCTTCGTCGGTCACCGCAGAAGGGCTGGCCGCTAGCGAATCTGCAGCTTTGGCGGCGGCTAATATGCTGCAGTCGGCAGACATGCAAACGACTGCCGCGAGTCAGGCCAGCACCGTGAAGCTTTTGTCTGGTGCAGATAAAGCGTCTGGAGCGCAGCGGGCGTCAGCGACGCTGGCAAAGCGGGCTGATCCGGGCAAAACAGACCCGATCAAGATCGATCGTGAAGCGGCCAAGCGCTTTCCGCGTGAAGTCAAAATCGAATATCGCTACCTGGGTTTCCCGGCGTATTTGCACTGGAAACTGGAAGCAGGGCGCTATGATTTGCAGTTGGATGTGCCAATTCCCGGCCATGCTCGCCGTTTTATCAGCCGTGGCAAAATTGACAAGCATGGCGTGATGCCCGAGCAGTTTGTCGAGTATCGCAAGCAGTTTGCTACGCCCAAATTTGATGTGCGTTTTGACTGGGAGAAGGCCGAAGTGACGCTCAGTGAAGGCGAAAATCATAAGGTGGAGCCTTTTGCCGCGGGTGATCAGGATCTGATGTCGGCCGCCTTGCATCTGGCTCTGATGGGCGGCAGCCAGCCCAAATACGAAATGGCGCTGTTTTCCGGGCGCAAGCGCTATCCCGAGGTGCAGTTTGAACTCAAGGGCGAAGCGCAGCTCACAATCGGCGGTAAGGAAATTCCTGCGCTGCTAATGAGCTCACGCACTGGCGAGCGTCAGGTTGATTTCTGGCTCGCGCCCGATTGGCATAATTTGCCGGTGCGCATGGTGCTCAATTTTGGCAAGGATGGCACTTATGATTTATCCGCCTACAATTTGACACTGGACGGTAAAAAAGTGCTGGAATGGGTCAACCCGAATGCACACAGCCAGCGACGGCCTTGA
- a CDS encoding cytochrome c1 codes for MKKTLASLLTVASLALSTHVLAAGAGVPLDKAPIDPSNAESLQRGAQTFVNYCLSCHGAAVMRYNRLQDIGLTEDQIKNNLMFTTDKVGEQMKVAMAAKDGKNWFGATPPDLSLIARSRGTDWLYTYLRTFYRDETRPTGWNNLVFDKVGMPHVLWELQGEQILHVEGEGEHAKKTLKLVKPGTLTRGGENGQFDNHEYDQRIGDLVNYLSYMAEPTQVKREQIGYGVLLFLILFLIPITYLLKKEYWRDVH; via the coding sequence ATGAAAAAAACACTCGCTAGCCTCCTCACCGTTGCCAGTCTGGCATTGTCTACCCATGTACTGGCTGCCGGTGCAGGTGTACCGCTGGACAAAGCGCCGATCGACCCAAGCAATGCAGAAAGCCTGCAACGCGGTGCACAGACCTTTGTGAATTACTGTCTGTCTTGCCACGGTGCAGCGGTGATGCGCTATAACCGCTTGCAGGATATTGGCCTGACCGAAGATCAGATCAAAAACAACCTGATGTTCACCACTGACAAAGTGGGTGAGCAAATGAAAGTGGCGATGGCCGCTAAAGATGGTAAGAACTGGTTTGGTGCGACACCACCCGATCTGAGCCTAATCGCCCGTTCACGCGGCACCGACTGGCTTTATACCTATCTGCGCACTTTCTACCGTGATGAGACCCGCCCTACTGGCTGGAACAATCTGGTGTTTGATAAAGTCGGCATGCCGCACGTTCTGTGGGAATTGCAAGGCGAGCAGATTCTGCACGTTGAAGGCGAAGGTGAGCACGCCAAGAAAACGTTGAAACTGGTTAAGCCTGGTACATTAACCCGTGGCGGCGAAAATGGTCAGTTTGATAATCACGAATACGATCAACGTATTGGTGATCTGGTCAACTACCTTTCATATATGGCTGAGCCGACTCAGGTGAAGCGCGAGCAGATCGGTTACGGCGTGCTGCTGTTCCTGATTTTGTTCCTGATCCCAATCACCTACTTGCTGAAAAAAGAATACTGGCGCGATGTGCATTAA
- a CDS encoding Nif3-like dinuclear metal center hexameric protein, translated as MQRQELENYIGQLLAVARFKDYAPNGLQIEGKDQIHKIVTGVTASLALIEAAIEHGADAILVHHGYFWKGEEQIITRTKKQRISKLLLNDINLFGYHLPLDAHETLGNNAQLAQKLGLIPTGRFGEQELAWRGELPVPMSLDTFSQHIVLQLNRTPLTIGEASKPVQRIAWCTGGAQSYFREASNLDIDCFITGEASEFVTHLARESGVAYIAAGHHATERYGIKALGQHLAEEFGLEHLHLDLDNPV; from the coding sequence ATGCAACGTCAAGAACTGGAAAATTATATCGGACAACTGCTTGCAGTGGCACGATTCAAAGATTACGCACCCAATGGTTTACAAATTGAGGGCAAAGACCAGATTCACAAGATCGTGACCGGCGTCACCGCATCGCTTGCGCTGATTGAAGCAGCCATTGAGCACGGCGCCGATGCAATTCTGGTTCATCACGGCTATTTCTGGAAAGGCGAAGAGCAAATCATTACCCGCACCAAAAAGCAGAGAATCAGCAAATTGTTGCTCAATGACATCAATCTGTTTGGCTATCACTTACCGCTGGATGCACACGAAACCTTGGGCAATAACGCCCAGCTGGCGCAAAAACTGGGGTTGATCCCAACTGGGCGGTTTGGTGAGCAGGAACTGGCATGGCGCGGCGAGCTGCCTGTCCCGATGTCGCTAGATACCTTTAGCCAGCATATTGTACTGCAACTGAATCGCACGCCGCTGACGATTGGCGAGGCCAGCAAGCCCGTGCAACGCATCGCCTGGTGCACTGGCGGCGCGCAAAGCTATTTCCGGGAAGCCAGCAATCTGGACATTGACTGCTTTATTACTGGCGAAGCATCCGAATTTGTCACCCATCTGGCCAGAGAAAGTGGCGTGGCCTATATCGCTGCTGGGCACCATGCAACTGAACGCTACGGCATCAAAGCACTCGGCCAGCATCTGGCCGAAGAATTCGGCCTCGAACACCTTCATCTTGACCTGGACAATCCGGTATGA
- a CDS encoding cytochrome b translates to MSIQLNAVPEKVLNWVDERFPLTSTWKAHVSEYYAPKNFNFWYFFGSLAMLVLVIQIVTGIFLTMNYKPDGNLIPGTNISVAFASVEYIMRDVAGGWIIRYMHSTGASMFFVVVYLHMFRGLIYGSYKQPRELVWVFGVLIFLILMAEAFLGYLLPWGQMSFWGAQVIVNLFASIPVIGPDLSVLIRGDFVVSDATLNRFFALHVIAVPLVLLALVVAHLVALHEVGSNNPDGVEIKKNKDPVTHIPRDGIPFHPYYTVKDVFGVAVFLAVFCGVLFFAPEMGGFFLEHPNFDPADALKTPAHIAPVWYFTPFYAILRAIPSFLGTQVWGVLGMGAGVVILAFLPWLDRSPIKSIRYRPTSFKVMLVLFLISFIGLGILGAKPATDFRTVVSQVLSIVYFAFFLGMPFYTKNEKPCAPIPERVTFSTGKQQMMFIVYVAIAVVGAYLFGTFI, encoded by the coding sequence ATGAGCATTCAATTAAACGCTGTACCGGAAAAGGTATTGAACTGGGTCGACGAGCGCTTTCCGCTCACTAGCACCTGGAAAGCCCACGTTTCCGAGTATTACGCACCAAAAAACTTCAATTTCTGGTATTTCTTCGGTTCGCTGGCCATGTTGGTGCTGGTGATCCAGATCGTCACCGGTATTTTCCTGACGATGAACTACAAACCCGATGGCAACCTGATCCCGGGCACCAATATTTCGGTGGCCTTTGCATCAGTTGAATACATCATGCGTGACGTGGCGGGTGGCTGGATTATCCGTTACATGCACTCAACGGGCGCGTCGATGTTCTTCGTCGTCGTTTACCTGCATATGTTCCGTGGCTTGATTTACGGTTCATACAAGCAACCGCGTGAATTGGTTTGGGTGTTCGGCGTACTTATTTTCCTGATCTTGATGGCTGAAGCATTCCTGGGCTACCTGTTGCCTTGGGGTCAGATGTCATTCTGGGGTGCGCAGGTGATTGTGAATCTGTTTGCGTCAATCCCGGTGATCGGCCCGGATCTGTCAGTACTGATTCGTGGTGACTTTGTGGTTTCTGATGCCACACTGAACCGCTTCTTTGCACTGCATGTGATTGCTGTGCCGCTGGTGTTGCTGGCCTTGGTGGTTGCGCACTTGGTTGCACTGCACGAAGTGGGTTCGAACAACCCTGATGGCGTTGAAATCAAGAAAAACAAAGATCCGGTGACGCACATTCCGCGCGATGGTATCCCGTTCCACCCTTATTACACGGTAAAAGACGTGTTTGGCGTGGCGGTATTCCTGGCAGTATTCTGCGGCGTACTGTTCTTTGCCCCGGAAATGGGCGGCTTCTTCCTGGAACACCCTAATTTCGACCCTGCTGACGCACTGAAAACACCAGCGCATATCGCACCCGTATGGTATTTCACGCCGTTCTACGCCATCTTGCGCGCAATCCCGTCTTTCTTGGGTACGCAAGTTTGGGGTGTACTGGGCATGGGTGCAGGGGTAGTGATTCTGGCCTTCCTGCCATGGCTCGATCGCTCCCCAATCAAATCAATTCGCTACCGTCCGACTAGCTTCAAAGTCATGCTGGTATTGTTCTTGATTTCGTTTATCGGTCTGGGCATCTTGGGTGCGAAACCAGCAACGGATTTCCGTACAGTGGTTTCACAAGTATTGAGTATTGTTTACTTTGCCTTCTTCCTGGGTATGCCGTTCTATACCAAGAACGAGAAGCCTTGCGCGCCAATACCTGAGCGTGTGACTTTCTCGACCGGCAAACAGCAGATGATGTTCATTGTTTACGTCGCCATCGCGGTGGTTGGCGCTTATCTGTTCGGCACATTCATCTAA
- the petA gene encoding ubiquinol-cytochrome c reductase iron-sulfur subunit: MSEQQVDNSKRRFLLIASSAVGAVATAGVAIPFVASFFPSERAKAAGAPVEVDVSKLEPGQKITVEWRGKPVWVVNRTPEMLKNLPKNDPKLLDPKSDASEQPEYCHNATRSIKPEIWVATGVCTHLGCSPTFRPDLAPADLGADWVGGFYCPCHGSKFDLAGRVFSGVPAPINLVIPPHKYLSDTTILVGEDK, from the coding sequence ATGAGTGAGCAGCAAGTAGATAATAGCAAGCGGCGATTTTTATTAATTGCCTCCAGCGCAGTGGGCGCGGTTGCGACGGCAGGGGTAGCCATACCTTTTGTCGCCAGCTTTTTTCCTTCCGAGCGTGCAAAAGCAGCCGGGGCTCCGGTCGAGGTCGATGTTAGCAAACTCGAACCTGGCCAGAAGATCACTGTCGAATGGCGTGGCAAACCGGTGTGGGTGGTCAATCGCACCCCCGAGATGCTGAAGAACCTGCCTAAAAATGACCCCAAGCTGCTCGATCCAAAATCGGATGCCAGCGAACAACCCGAGTATTGCCACAATGCAACCCGGTCGATCAAACCGGAAATCTGGGTTGCAACAGGCGTATGTACTCACCTGGGCTGTTCACCCACTTTCCGCCCGGATCTGGCCCCGGCCGATCTGGGTGCAGACTGGGTTGGCGGTTTTTATTGCCCCTGTCATGGCTCCAAGTTTGACTTGGCTGGCCGCGTCTTCTCTGGCGTCCCAGCTCCGATCAACTTGGTTATCCCTCCGCATAAATACCTTTCCGACACGACGATTCTGGTCGGCGAAGACAAATAA
- a CDS encoding RsmB/NOP family class I SAM-dependent RNA methyltransferase — protein sequence MTPKQLSATLDILNSALGFNAPADAVVSRHFRENKDLGHKDRAVIAETVFSMLRHLPQLEWLAGSSEARLASTRELLLAYFTRIKHLNVRELPAVFTDEDKERAGAMKGMALRDAPLNVRAAIPQWLVDAMLAEGQTEEQILAMGLAMLQPAPLDVRVNSIKAKREAVAAELKAAGDINTTPTPYSPWGLRVEGKPAINKYKCFIEGRVEVQDEGSQLLGLLSGVKRGQMVTDFCAGAGGKTLLLGAMMQNTGRLYAFDVSEKRLANLKPRLARSGLSNVNPQLIASETDQKIKRLAGKMDVVLVDSPCSGMGTLRRNPDLKMRQSASSVAELNEKQRAILKSAARLVKNGGRLVYATCSFLHSENQAIVREFLATHPDFQLLDARELLAKERVEIALSDEFLQLTPQQHQTDAFFAAVLQRVSVEKAKAQEESAMLSAEDEVAE from the coding sequence ATGACACCAAAGCAATTATCTGCCACGCTTGATATTTTGAATTCGGCGCTGGGTTTTAACGCCCCTGCAGATGCCGTGGTCTCGCGCCATTTTCGCGAAAACAAGGATTTAGGGCATAAAGATAGGGCTGTCATTGCGGAAACCGTATTTAGCATGCTGCGCCATTTGCCGCAGCTCGAATGGCTGGCAGGCAGTAGCGAGGCGCGCCTGGCCAGTACGCGTGAATTGCTGCTGGCTTACTTTACCCGGATCAAGCATCTGAATGTGCGCGAGCTGCCAGCGGTATTTACCGATGAAGACAAAGAGCGTGCCGGTGCGATGAAGGGTATGGCGCTACGTGACGCGCCACTCAACGTGCGTGCGGCTATACCCCAATGGCTGGTTGATGCTATGCTGGCCGAAGGTCAGACGGAAGAGCAGATTCTGGCTATGGGCCTGGCCATGTTGCAGCCTGCGCCACTGGATGTGCGCGTCAATAGCATTAAGGCCAAGCGCGAAGCCGTTGCCGCCGAGCTGAAAGCCGCAGGCGATATCAACACCACGCCAACGCCATATTCACCTTGGGGTTTGCGTGTGGAAGGCAAGCCCGCAATCAACAAATACAAGTGCTTTATCGAAGGCCGTGTTGAAGTGCAGGATGAAGGCAGCCAGCTACTCGGTTTGTTATCGGGCGTGAAACGTGGCCAGATGGTGACGGATTTCTGCGCCGGTGCTGGCGGTAAGACTTTATTGCTCGGTGCGATGATGCAAAATACTGGCCGTTTGTATGCCTTTGATGTATCGGAAAAACGGCTGGCCAACTTAAAACCGCGTCTGGCGCGCTCTGGCCTATCGAATGTGAATCCACAGCTGATTGCGTCGGAAACCGATCAGAAGATCAAGCGTCTGGCTGGCAAAATGGACGTCGTGCTGGTTGATTCGCCGTGTTCCGGCATGGGTACGCTGCGCCGTAATCCAGACCTGAAAATGCGCCAGTCGGCGAGCAGTGTGGCTGAGTTGAATGAGAAACAGCGCGCTATTCTGAAGTCAGCAGCGCGTCTGGTGAAAAATGGTGGCCGCCTTGTGTATGCTACTTGCAGCTTCTTGCACAGTGAAAATCAGGCCATTGTGCGTGAGTTTCTGGCGACGCATCCTGATTTTCAGCTGCTCGACGCACGCGAACTGCTGGCCAAAGAGCGCGTTGAGATTGCCTTGAGCGATGAGTTCCTGCAATTGACGCCGCAGCAGCATCAGACCGATGCTTTCTTTGCTGCGGTGCTGCAGCGTGTTTCGGTCGAAAAAGCCAAAGCACAGGAAGAATCGGCCATGTTGTCGGCTGAGGATGAGGTGGCTGAGTAA